One window of the Candidatus Oleimmundimicrobium sp. genome contains the following:
- a CDS encoding RnfABCDGE type electron transport complex subunit D encodes MSLKPIVSVPPHIKSEKTIGKLMGWTISALLPIVILDIYLFGGYAFRTICLSIIATVITEIIVLKYRHMPITVIDGSAILTGLVLALTLPPKVPYWIPLVGGFLAIFFGKQLFGGLGYNIFNPALVGRAMLFVSWPEIMANSWFASLKELDAITTATPLAALSQVRAGTLVADLSVVYKPLFFLNRGGCLGEVSALLIILGGVILIAKKVIDWRIPVSFIGTVMFISFIAKTNILLNVLGGGLLLGAFFLLTDPVTSPVTRKGRVVYGIGCGLVIMLIRLYSGYSEGIMFAILFMNAFVSLIDKFTRPRKYGLVKTK; translated from the coding sequence ATGAGTTTAAAACCAATCGTTTCTGTTCCTCCGCACATAAAAAGCGAGAAAACTATCGGAAAACTGATGGGATGGACAATTTCAGCCCTTTTACCCATAGTAATTTTGGATATTTATTTGTTTGGCGGCTATGCTTTTCGAACAATATGCTTGTCAATAATTGCTACCGTTATAACAGAAATTATAGTTCTAAAATATAGACATATGCCTATTACGGTAATAGACGGAAGCGCCATATTAACCGGTTTGGTTTTGGCGCTTACTTTACCGCCAAAAGTACCGTATTGGATTCCGCTTGTAGGTGGTTTTCTAGCCATATTTTTTGGAAAGCAACTCTTTGGAGGTCTTGGTTATAATATATTTAATCCTGCTCTTGTGGGAAGAGCCATGCTTTTTGTCTCGTGGCCGGAAATAATGGCCAATAGCTGGTTTGCTTCATTAAAAGAACTGGATGCAATTACAACGGCCACTCCTCTTGCGGCTTTAAGCCAAGTAAGAGCGGGAACGCTTGTGGCTGACCTCTCGGTTGTTTATAAGCCGTTATTCTTCTTAAATCGCGGGGGATGTTTGGGAGAAGTTTCTGCTTTACTGATTATTTTAGGTGGTGTGATTCTCATTGCAAAGAAGGTTATAGACTGGCGTATCCCGGTTAGTTTTATTGGCACGGTTATGTTTATAAGCTTTATCGCAAAAACAAACATTTTGCTGAATGTTTTAGGAGGAGGACTTCTTCTTGGAGCGTTCTTTTTGTTAACGGACCCTGTAACTTCTCCGGTTACAAGAAAAGGAAGAGTTGTTTATGGTATTGGTTGCGGGTTGGTTATTATGCTCATAAGGCTTTATTCAGGCTATTCCGAAGGAATTATGTTTGCAATTTTATTTATGAACGCTTTTGTCTCTTTAATTGACAAATTTACTCGACCAAGGAAATACGGGTTGGTGAAAACCAAGTGA
- a CDS encoding zinc ribbon domain-containing protein, whose protein sequence is MFFNIFGLIVYLILRPPEYLADVQERELEILAKEETLNSELTCYGCHQPIEPDFLICPYCMKRLKKSCPACNHPLDLNWKVCPYCKTSL, encoded by the coding sequence TTGTTTTTTAACATATTCGGGTTGATAGTATATTTAATTTTGAGGCCTCCGGAGTATTTGGCTGACGTTCAAGAAAGAGAGCTTGAAATTTTAGCCAAAGAGGAAACTCTTAATTCAGAACTAACTTGTTATGGATGCCATCAGCCAATTGAACCCGATTTTCTCATATGTCCATATTGTATGAAAAGATTAAAAAAAAGTTGTCCCGCTTGCAACCATCCTCTGGACTTAAATTGGAAGGTCTGTCCTTATTGTAAGACTTCTCTTTAA
- the tyrS gene encoding tyrosine--tRNA ligase → MINFKEQLDTLIRGTEEILPLDEFKNKLKRSIKENKPLIIKYGVDPTSPDLHIGHAIPLRKLRQFQDFGHKVILLIGDFTARIGDPSQKSATRPQLSGEEIVLNAKTYTKQAFNILDEKSTIVDYNSRWFGKMSFEEILKLTANFTVARLLERDDFYKRYQENIPIGLHEFLYPVMQGYDSVMLESDVELGGTDQKFNMLAGRNLQKIYDQEPQVVFTLPILEGIDGVQKMSKSLGNHVGITDEPKEMFGKIMSIPDELMIKYFKLTTTLSEKEIKKIGKGLKDESLHPAKIKRRLAREIVSQCYDQKIAQAAEKEFDTVFKEKSLPSNIPEVKLAPQLFKDGRIWIVQLIKEAGFVKTNGEAKRLIEQGGVKLNNEVIEAADVDLKINNGDILQIGKRRFAKFIRT, encoded by the coding sequence ATGATTAATTTTAAAGAACAACTAGATACATTAATTAGAGGCACGGAAGAAATTTTACCTCTTGATGAGTTTAAAAACAAACTCAAACGATCCATTAAAGAAAATAAGCCGCTGATAATTAAATATGGGGTGGATCCTACTTCGCCTGACCTTCATATTGGCCACGCTATTCCTTTAAGAAAATTAAGGCAATTTCAGGACTTTGGGCATAAAGTGATTTTACTAATAGGTGATTTTACAGCACGAATTGGTGACCCATCTCAAAAGTCTGCTACAAGGCCGCAGCTTTCCGGGGAAGAAATTGTTTTAAATGCTAAGACATATACTAAGCAAGCGTTCAACATTTTAGATGAAAAATCGACAATTGTTGATTATAACAGCCGATGGTTTGGAAAGATGAGTTTTGAAGAAATACTTAAATTAACTGCAAATTTTACGGTTGCAAGACTTTTGGAAAGAGATGATTTTTACAAACGGTATCAAGAAAATATACCCATCGGGTTACATGAATTTTTGTACCCGGTGATGCAGGGCTATGATTCGGTTATGCTTGAATCTGATGTGGAATTGGGAGGGACTGACCAAAAATTCAATATGTTAGCTGGAAGAAATCTTCAAAAAATTTACGACCAGGAACCCCAGGTTGTTTTTACCTTGCCGATTTTAGAAGGGATTGACGGAGTTCAAAAAATGAGCAAAAGTCTTGGCAATCATGTTGGCATAACTGATGAGCCAAAAGAAATGTTCGGGAAGATTATGTCAATTCCTGATGAGCTTATGATTAAATATTTTAAATTAACCACTACTTTGTCAGAAAAAGAGATAAAAAAAATAGGAAAAGGTCTTAAAGATGAGTCTTTGCATCCGGCAAAAATTAAGCGACGGCTTGCTCGTGAAATTGTTTCTCAATGCTATGATCAAAAAATAGCACAAGCTGCTGAGAAAGAATTTGATACTGTTTTTAAAGAAAAATCTTTGCCCTCCAATATCCCTGAGGTTAAATTGGCCCCCCAATTATTTAAGGATGGCCGTATATGGATTGTACAGCTTATTAAAGAAGCTGGTTTTGTGAAAACCAACGGAGAGGCTAAAAGACTTATAGAACAGGGTGGGGTAAAATTAAATAATGAGGTTATAGAGGCAGCGGATGTTGATTTAAAGATAAACAACGGAGATATTTTGCAGATTGGGAAAAGAAGATTCGCAAAGTTCATACGGACTTAA
- a CDS encoding valine--tRNA ligase codes for MAQELLSKIYNPKAVENKWYSFWLEKGYFKATIDKGKEPFAIVIPPPNVTGSLHIGHALNNTLQDALVRKKRMEGLSVLWLPGTDHAGIATQNVVEKQLAKEGLKKEDLGREKFIEQVWQWKEKYGSTIINQLKRIGCSCDWGRERFTMDEGYSDAVKTVFVKLYKEGLIYKGHRVINWCPRCLTALSDIEVEHEDIEGHLWYIKYPFKDSNEYLTVATTRPETMLGDVAVAVHPEDPRYKQYIGKILILPGVGREIPVIVDEAVDPNFGTGAVKITPAHDPNDFELGLRHKLEQINIFTPDAKINENGENYLGMDRYGCREAIVMDLERAYLLEKVEPHFHAVGHCYRCHTVVEPYLSEQWFVEMKSLAKPAIKAVEDDRINFVPKRWEKVYFNWMNNLQDWCISRQIWWGHQIPAWYCECGEINVSIEKLTKCSKCGSNNLKQETDVLDTWFSSALWPFATLGWPEETDDLKYFYPTSVLSTARDIIYLWVARMNMMGLKFMKDVPYRTVIIHPTVLTIGGKRMSKSLGTGIDPLELIEKYGTDATRFGLMFQAQAQDMRFSEEKIEMSRNFANKIWNASRFILMNLDGYSKEADLQYEFVDKWILSRFTKLLKNVNADFETFNLSFACKQIYDFFWGEFCDWYLELCKGRLYQKDAEGDGEKGTSRQTAQHVLCFVMDNVLKLLHPFMPFITEEIWQKFSFDGESIMVASWPEENKSFIDDKLEDDFALIKAIVVEIRSIRSMFSLPFSKRIDVIIKGTNETQNSILRNNFNYISELANISNFSIGQDIKRPPKSASAITHGFEIFVPLAGLIDVKKEEERLSKKLDKIEEDLIKIQKKLSRDEFLTKAPVEVVKKEKAKEAELIDEKNKIKAQLEQIMR; via the coding sequence ATGGCTCAAGAGTTGTTATCAAAGATATATAATCCGAAAGCTGTTGAGAATAAATGGTATAGTTTTTGGCTGGAAAAAGGATATTTTAAAGCAACTATAGATAAGGGGAAAGAGCCATTTGCTATAGTAATTCCTCCTCCCAATGTTACCGGTTCTCTTCATATAGGCCATGCTTTAAACAATACATTGCAAGATGCGTTAGTTCGCAAAAAGAGGATGGAGGGTTTGTCCGTTCTCTGGCTTCCCGGAACCGATCATGCGGGAATTGCAACTCAAAACGTGGTTGAAAAACAGTTGGCCAAAGAAGGTTTAAAAAAAGAGGATCTTGGCCGCGAAAAATTTATAGAACAAGTATGGCAATGGAAAGAAAAGTATGGCAGCACCATCATAAACCAATTAAAGCGGATTGGTTGTTCGTGCGATTGGGGAAGAGAACGCTTTACTATGGATGAAGGTTACTCGGATGCTGTAAAAACAGTTTTTGTAAAGCTTTATAAAGAAGGTTTAATTTATAAAGGACACAGGGTTATTAATTGGTGCCCACGTTGTTTAACAGCTCTTTCTGATATTGAAGTAGAGCATGAAGATATTGAAGGCCATTTATGGTATATCAAATATCCATTCAAAGATTCCAATGAATATTTAACGGTTGCTACAACTCGACCTGAAACCATGTTGGGTGATGTTGCAGTTGCCGTGCATCCAGAAGATCCTCGTTATAAACAGTATATTGGAAAGATATTAATACTGCCCGGTGTTGGCCGCGAGATTCCTGTAATTGTCGACGAAGCAGTTGATCCGAATTTTGGCACGGGAGCCGTTAAAATTACACCGGCGCACGACCCCAACGATTTTGAATTGGGTCTTCGTCATAAATTGGAGCAAATAAACATATTTACCCCAGATGCAAAAATAAACGAGAATGGCGAGAATTATTTAGGTATGGATAGATATGGCTGCCGTGAAGCAATAGTTATGGATTTAGAAAGAGCCTATTTGCTCGAGAAAGTTGAACCTCATTTTCATGCTGTTGGTCATTGTTATCGGTGTCATACTGTAGTTGAGCCATACTTATCCGAACAGTGGTTTGTCGAGATGAAATCGTTAGCTAAACCCGCGATTAAAGCTGTAGAAGATGATAGGATTAATTTTGTTCCCAAGCGTTGGGAGAAAGTTTATTTTAATTGGATGAATAACCTTCAGGACTGGTGCATCTCTCGTCAAATTTGGTGGGGGCATCAAATTCCGGCTTGGTATTGTGAGTGTGGTGAAATTAATGTTTCAATTGAAAAACTCACGAAATGCAGCAAGTGTGGTAGTAATAATTTAAAGCAAGAAACGGATGTATTAGACACTTGGTTTAGTTCGGCCCTTTGGCCTTTTGCTACTCTTGGATGGCCCGAAGAAACCGATGACCTTAAATATTTTTATCCAACTTCTGTTTTAAGTACCGCGAGAGATATTATTTATTTATGGGTTGCAAGAATGAACATGATGGGTCTCAAATTTATGAAAGATGTACCCTATCGCACGGTTATCATTCATCCGACAGTTTTAACAATTGGAGGGAAAAGGATGAGCAAATCGTTGGGTACAGGAATTGACCCTTTGGAATTAATTGAAAAATATGGAACTGACGCAACGAGGTTTGGTTTAATGTTTCAGGCTCAAGCACAAGATATGCGTTTTTCAGAAGAAAAAATTGAAATGAGCCGCAACTTTGCCAATAAAATATGGAATGCTTCCAGATTTATTCTCATGAATCTCGACGGATACTCCAAAGAAGCTGATTTACAATACGAATTTGTTGATAAATGGATACTTTCCCGATTTACCAAATTATTAAAGAATGTAAATGCAGATTTTGAAACTTTTAACCTTAGTTTTGCTTGTAAACAAATTTACGATTTCTTTTGGGGTGAATTTTGTGATTGGTATCTTGAACTTTGCAAGGGGAGACTTTACCAAAAAGATGCAGAAGGAGATGGCGAGAAAGGAACAAGCAGACAAACAGCTCAACATGTGCTTTGTTTCGTAATGGACAACGTTTTAAAGCTGTTGCATCCTTTTATGCCATTTATCACTGAAGAAATTTGGCAAAAATTTTCTTTTGACGGAGAAAGCATAATGGTTGCGTCGTGGCCCGAAGAAAACAAATCTTTTATTGATGATAAGTTAGAGGATGATTTTGCGCTTATTAAGGCCATAGTGGTGGAAATTAGATCAATTAGGTCGATGTTTTCGCTTCCTTTCTCAAAACGTATTGACGTTATTATCAAAGGAACAAATGAAACTCAAAACTCTATCTTAAGAAACAATTTTAATTATATTTCTGAGTTAGCGAATATCTCGAATTTTTCAATTGGTCAAGATATAAAGAGACCGCCAAAATCTGCATCTGCTATCACGCATGGTTTTGAAATTTTTGTTCCCCTGGCCGGTTTAATTGATGTAAAAAAGGAAGAGGAAAGACTTTCAAAAAAACTGGATAAGATTGAGGAAGATTTAATAAAGATACAGAAAAAATTGTCAAGAGACGAGTTTTTAACAAAAGCGCCGGTTGAAGTGGTTAAAAAAGAGAAAGCTAAAGAAGCTGAACTTATTGACGAAAAAAATAAAATAAAAGCCCAATTAGAACAGATTATGCGGTAG
- a CDS encoding folylpolyglutamate synthase/dihydrofolate synthase family protein, translating to MQMNFTEANDYINSLGRNEINPGLKRIEALCGEIENPQNNFSVIQITGTNGKTSTARITASLLNAHGIRTGTYTSPHLSSITERFEIDGEQISKKDFSDALTLIMPGINKVNERFSPDKLSYFEVVTALALIIFKKKNVKCAVLEVGMGGRWDATSISNPKVSVITNVELDHTDRLGDTVSQIAWEKAHIIKSGSTAIVGELSVESLKIVKKRCVSEGVDLKVFNKDFFLINENMNKFSINGIYGHYNNLSLNLLGRNQLKNACLAVVASEAFLKGPLSTERTREGLDKVKCPGRLEVISQKPLILLDGAHNPAGAKELAYALKNNFVYDKLIIVIAILKDKDVKGIIDELIPITSFAVLTENKNERCAPCDFLRDYIGDIGYDCVKNIPDSLQIALKKAGASDLICVTGSLSTIAEAREFLLRKCRRNFEGKKGKLSKHN from the coding sequence ATGCAAATGAATTTTACCGAAGCGAACGATTATATAAATTCGTTAGGGCGCAATGAAATCAATCCTGGCTTAAAAAGAATTGAGGCGCTTTGCGGGGAAATCGAGAATCCGCAAAACAATTTTTCTGTAATACAAATTACCGGGACAAACGGAAAAACTTCCACGGCGCGCATTACAGCATCCTTGCTTAACGCGCACGGAATAAGAACGGGTACTTATACTTCTCCTCATCTAAGTTCTATAACTGAGAGATTTGAAATAGACGGAGAGCAGATTTCAAAAAAAGATTTTTCTGATGCTCTAACTTTAATTATGCCTGGTATAAACAAAGTCAATGAAAGATTTTCTCCCGATAAGCTAAGTTATTTTGAAGTTGTAACCGCTCTTGCTCTTATTATTTTTAAGAAAAAAAATGTTAAATGTGCTGTATTGGAAGTAGGTATGGGTGGCCGGTGGGATGCCACGAGCATTTCCAACCCAAAGGTTTCGGTTATAACTAACGTGGAATTAGACCATACAGACAGACTGGGAGACACAGTTTCCCAAATTGCCTGGGAAAAGGCACATATAATTAAAAGTGGTTCAACCGCCATTGTTGGTGAATTATCCGTTGAATCTCTAAAAATAGTTAAAAAGCGTTGCGTGAGCGAGGGAGTTGACCTGAAAGTTTTTAACAAAGACTTCTTTTTAATCAATGAAAATATGAATAAGTTTTCAATAAACGGAATTTATGGACACTACAATAATCTTAGTTTAAATTTACTTGGAAGAAATCAACTTAAAAACGCTTGCTTAGCGGTAGTTGCGTCAGAAGCTTTTTTGAAGGGGCCTCTCTCTACCGAAAGAACAAGAGAAGGGTTGGACAAAGTTAAATGTCCGGGAAGATTAGAAGTTATATCTCAAAAACCTTTAATCCTTTTAGATGGAGCCCATAATCCCGCTGGAGCTAAAGAGTTAGCGTATGCTTTGAAAAATAATTTTGTTTATGACAAGCTTATTATTGTAATTGCGATACTCAAAGACAAAGATGTAAAAGGGATAATCGATGAGCTTATTCCCATTACTTCTTTTGCTGTTCTTACGGAGAACAAAAATGAGAGATGTGCCCCTTGTGATTTTTTAAGAGATTATATTGGGGATATTGGATATGATTGTGTGAAAAATATTCCCGATTCTTTGCAGATTGCATTGAAAAAAGCGGGGGCTTCAGATTTAATTTGCGTAACGGGTTCTTTGTCGACAATTGCTGAAGCGAGAGAGTTTCTTTTGAGAAAATGTAGGAGAAATTTTGAAGGTAAAAAGGGCAAACTATCGAAACATAATTAA
- the rsxE gene encoding electron transport complex subunit RsxE yields the protein MKRSVWRDFTIGIIEENPLFSLVIGLCAALAVSSKVENAIFMGVAASFVLVSSNILISVIRKIVPSQIRIPVFIVVIASFVTIVDLSMKAFFPAGYEALGVWVPLIVVNCIILGRAEAFASKNGIIRSIADGLGKGFGYTLALLIIAVIRELGGTGQIVAFENTIVSLKGFQPPQILQSFPGAFFTFGILMGLLRKIQGKGE from the coding sequence ATGAAACGAAGCGTATGGCGGGATTTTACCATTGGAATAATTGAGGAAAATCCCTTATTTAGTTTAGTTATTGGTCTTTGTGCTGCTTTAGCGGTCTCAAGCAAGGTCGAAAATGCTATCTTTATGGGAGTAGCTGCGAGCTTTGTTCTGGTTTCTTCAAATATTTTAATTTCGGTAATTCGCAAAATAGTTCCAAGTCAAATAAGAATTCCTGTATTTATTGTTGTAATTGCTTCATTTGTGACCATTGTCGACTTGAGTATGAAGGCATTTTTCCCGGCTGGTTACGAAGCTTTAGGTGTATGGGTTCCTTTAATCGTTGTTAACTGTATAATACTTGGCCGCGCGGAAGCTTTTGCCTCTAAAAATGGGATTATCCGCTCTATAGCAGATGGATTAGGCAAAGGGTTTGGTTATACATTAGCTCTTCTTATAATAGCTGTTATTCGTGAGCTTGGAGGAACGGGGCAGATAGTTGCTTTTGAAAACACCATTGTTTCGTTAAAAGGATTTCAGCCACCTCAGATATTGCAAAGTTTCCCCGGTGCTTTCTTTACGTTTGGGATACTGATGGGTTTATTGCGAAAGATTCAAGGGAAGGGAGAATAG
- the ndk gene encoding nucleoside-diphosphate kinase, translating to MILEKTFLMIKPDGVRRRLVGEIIKRIEDRGLNLESMKLITLKKETAEENYVQHKGKPFFNGLIDYVTSGPVVIMVASGENAVSVMRKMMGATNPLDADPGTIRGDFALDISENIIHGSDSVESADREISLFFK from the coding sequence ATGATTTTGGAAAAAACATTTTTAATGATTAAGCCAGATGGTGTAAGACGAAGACTTGTAGGCGAAATAATAAAGCGCATAGAAGACAGAGGGCTTAATTTAGAATCTATGAAGCTGATAACGTTAAAAAAGGAAACAGCCGAAGAAAATTATGTTCAACACAAAGGGAAGCCATTCTTTAATGGTTTGATAGATTATGTTACATCCGGTCCAGTTGTAATTATGGTTGCAAGCGGTGAAAATGCTGTTTCTGTTATGAGAAAGATGATGGGGGCAACCAATCCTCTTGATGCTGACCCGGGGACCATCCGTGGAGATTTTGCTTTGGATATTTCAGAAAACATTATCCATGGTTCTGATTCAGTAGAAAGCGCAGATAGAGAAATTTCACTTTTTTTCAAGTAG
- a CDS encoding Rnf-Nqr domain containing protein yields MERLFLIFLAAFLINNILLIRFIGLCPFFGVSSRFETSIGMSMAVIFVMTLSSMVCWGVWNFLLNPLGVGDFLYIPAFILVIASLVQFVEMVIRKVSPALFKAMGIYLPLITTNCAVLAAATESVKPGFWKLSLEYNYSLGEALVYTIGIALGFSMVIIMFAAMRERIEIAPIPRSFKGFPIAFIAAGLSSLAFLGFKGLFGI; encoded by the coding sequence ATGGAACGATTGTTCTTAATATTTTTAGCCGCGTTTTTAATAAATAATATTTTACTTATCAGATTCATTGGATTATGTCCTTTCTTTGGAGTCTCCAGCAGATTTGAGACTTCTATTGGAATGAGCATGGCGGTAATTTTTGTTATGACGTTATCTTCTATGGTTTGTTGGGGAGTTTGGAATTTCTTGCTCAATCCTTTAGGGGTTGGAGATTTTTTGTATATTCCTGCGTTCATTCTTGTTATAGCTTCGCTTGTTCAGTTTGTTGAAATGGTGATAAGAAAAGTAAGCCCGGCCTTATTTAAGGCGATGGGTATATATTTGCCCCTTATTACAACGAATTGTGCAGTTTTAGCTGCTGCAACAGAGAGCGTTAAGCCGGGTTTTTGGAAGCTTAGTTTGGAATATAATTATAGTTTAGGAGAAGCTCTGGTTTATACAATTGGTATCGCTTTAGGGTTTTCAATGGTAATTATAATGTTTGCGGCCATGAGGGAAAGGATTGAGATTGCCCCGATACCACGTTCATTTAAGGGTTTCCCAATAGCGTTTATAGCAGCCGGTCTTTCTTCTTTAGCTTTTTTGGGATTTAAAGGATTATTTGGCATATAA
- a CDS encoding FMN-binding protein, with translation MKKILYFLRLSLTLMLVCGIAAGALAATYSITQPIVTEREDREMREKYKDLLKLFKVEGAGLEENIEALEKGKESIEGLEAVFNVSKDGKKIGVAVMTGSSGYGGLVKAAIAINNDGTIAGIKILDVSGETKGVGSRVVEEPEFIEQFAGKTVNDTLKIGSDVDAISGASITSRAVTQDVRDAAKVFKEFAGSDK, from the coding sequence GTGAAAAAAATTCTCTATTTTTTAAGATTATCTTTAACGCTTATGTTGGTTTGCGGTATTGCCGCAGGTGCTTTGGCCGCCACTTATTCCATTACACAACCAATAGTAACAGAACGAGAAGATAGGGAAATGAGAGAAAAGTACAAGGATTTGTTGAAACTTTTTAAGGTTGAGGGTGCTGGGCTTGAGGAAAATATTGAAGCATTGGAAAAAGGTAAAGAATCCATAGAGGGTTTGGAAGCTGTTTTTAATGTAAGTAAGGATGGTAAAAAAATTGGTGTTGCTGTTATGACGGGGTCCAGTGGGTATGGAGGGCTGGTTAAGGCTGCCATTGCCATTAATAACGATGGAACTATAGCGGGCATTAAGATTTTGGATGTCTCCGGTGAAACGAAGGGTGTTGGCTCCAGGGTTGTCGAAGAGCCGGAATTTATTGAGCAGTTTGCAGGGAAAACTGTAAATGATACTTTAAAGATAGGTAGCGATGTAGATGCAATTTCCGGAGCTTCAATAACTTCAAGAGCTGTAACTCAAGATGTGAGAGATGCAGCTAAAGTTTTTAAGGAATTTGCGGGGAGCGATAAATGA
- the rsxC gene encoding electron transport complex subunit RsxC has product MEEAALAQNIFGQLKILKKGLIFPPKHELPKKVLGKKPIEDASLAAEVVIPLSQHIGAPCNPLVKAEERVLVGQKIGNSDSYVSASVHSSVSGEVVVVEPRLNHTGNKVLSVVIAPDGKQETLSFQGLSDEEITNPDKVRTAIREAGLAGLGGAAFPTHVKLTPPKDKPISDVIINGCECEPYIAGDHRNMLENAEAIIDGLKIILKTLGAKKGYIAIETNKIDAIHHISDLVSSEENIKVVPLIAKYPQGAEKQLIQVLLHKEVPSGCIPSEVGALVQNVGTVIAISEAVRKGKPLTERILSVAGPGINEPKNLRVKIGTPVSHLIEECGGFKGDPGKIVFGGPMTGFALFDLDVPVIKGTSGIVVLPKEMVHLSDSRACIRCGSCIQICPVSIMPNYIGQYAEVEMIDQAEEADVMDCIECGLCSYVCPAHRPLIQLIRHAKAKIVSNRKKGGN; this is encoded by the coding sequence ATGGAGGAAGCTGCTCTGGCACAAAACATTTTTGGTCAGCTTAAGATCCTTAAAAAAGGATTAATATTTCCACCTAAACATGAACTTCCAAAAAAAGTGCTTGGGAAAAAGCCAATTGAGGATGCTTCGCTGGCAGCGGAAGTTGTTATCCCCTTGTCCCAACATATAGGAGCGCCTTGTAATCCTTTAGTGAAAGCAGAAGAGAGGGTTTTGGTCGGCCAAAAAATTGGCAACTCCGATTCATATGTTTCAGCTTCTGTGCACTCAAGTGTTTCAGGTGAAGTAGTGGTTGTTGAGCCAAGGTTAAATCACACGGGGAACAAGGTTCTAAGCGTAGTTATAGCTCCCGACGGTAAACAAGAGACACTTTCCTTTCAAGGTCTCTCCGATGAGGAAATCACGAACCCGGATAAAGTCCGAACAGCTATTCGAGAAGCCGGCTTAGCAGGTTTGGGTGGAGCGGCTTTCCCAACTCACGTAAAATTAACACCTCCGAAAGATAAGCCCATAAGCGATGTCATAATTAATGGTTGTGAGTGTGAGCCATATATTGCCGGTGACCACCGAAATATGCTTGAAAATGCCGAAGCTATAATAGACGGGTTGAAAATTATTCTTAAAACGCTTGGGGCAAAAAAAGGCTACATTGCAATTGAAACAAATAAGATTGATGCCATTCATCACATAAGTGATTTGGTTTCCTCTGAAGAAAATATAAAAGTAGTTCCCTTAATTGCAAAATATCCTCAAGGGGCTGAAAAACAGCTTATACAAGTTCTTTTACACAAAGAAGTTCCAAGTGGGTGTATTCCCAGCGAAGTGGGGGCCTTAGTTCAAAATGTTGGAACGGTGATAGCCATATCGGAAGCTGTAAGGAAGGGTAAACCTCTTACCGAGCGCATTCTTTCTGTTGCGGGCCCGGGAATAAATGAACCAAAAAATCTTAGAGTTAAAATAGGAACTCCGGTGAGTCATTTAATTGAAGAATGTGGAGGTTTTAAAGGGGATCCCGGAAAAATTGTTTTTGGTGGTCCAATGACAGGTTTTGCTCTTTTTGATTTGGATGTTCCAGTTATCAAAGGAACATCAGGTATAGTTGTTTTGCCAAAAGAGATGGTACATTTATCCGATTCCAGGGCATGTATAAGATGTGGAAGCTGTATTCAGATTTGTCCTGTTTCTATAATGCCAAACTATATTGGCCAATATGCAGAGGTGGAAATGATAGATCAAGCTGAAGAAGCAGATGTAATGGACTGCATAGAATGTGGACTTTGTAGTTATGTTTGCCCGGCCCATAGACCACTCATTCAGCTCATAAGGCACGCAAAAGCTAAAATTGTGAGCAATCGAAAGAAGGGTGGCAATTAA